Proteins found in one Roseovarius pelagicus genomic segment:
- a CDS encoding ABC transporter permease has product MSDSTNSAGKPAKVLAADGTPLKRSLNRALRLQKMRALMLIAPLLLFVLLTFIAPIADMLFRSVENQIVSTTLPRTTQSLDTWDASAGEPPAEPVFEALYYDMFLAAEAKEHTKLGTRLNYEETGISSLFRSSGRKLDDIGEDRIDALEDLNEAWESEAFWYALMSGPSGAAKDTDLLNAQRKRLTDLTDNGHGGDIGFVPSAEISALLPRTAAEYTAFAFFTAVEDGDVVAEEEPWESVKVALTEDLRSADTISALAGYSGPGAAELSAAQAAVADMEPLNFRDTFVDIDKDWGDLDNWQTIQTYSPSYTNGYFLNAVDMQKSPDGAEFRDDNERIYGLLFKRTLFMSLMITASCILLAYPVAWILANLPMRTANLLMILVLLPFWTSLLVRTSAWKVMLQQQGVINDVLVWLGIVGDADRLIMINNQFGTIVAMTHILLPFMILPMYSVMQTIPPSYLRAAKSLGATNWTAFWRVYFPQSVPGIGAGSILVFILSIGYYITPEIVGGTTGTFISNRIAYHISSSLNWGLAAALGTILLAVVLILYWAYDKIVGIDNVKLG; this is encoded by the coding sequence ATGAGCGATAGCACCAATTCCGCCGGCAAGCCGGCCAAGGTTCTTGCAGCTGACGGCACACCGCTGAAGCGCAGCCTGAACCGCGCCCTGCGACTACAAAAGATGCGGGCGCTGATGTTGATCGCGCCTCTGCTGCTCTTTGTTCTCCTGACCTTTATCGCGCCGATCGCGGACATGTTGTTCCGTTCAGTCGAGAACCAGATCGTTTCGACGACACTGCCGCGCACCACGCAAAGCTTGGACACGTGGGATGCCAGTGCGGGCGAGCCACCGGCCGAGCCGGTCTTCGAGGCGCTCTATTATGACATGTTTCTCGCCGCCGAGGCCAAGGAACATACCAAGTTGGGCACGCGCCTGAACTACGAGGAAACCGGCATTTCGTCGCTGTTCCGCTCTTCGGGCCGCAAACTGGATGACATCGGAGAGGATCGTATCGACGCGCTCGAGGATCTTAACGAAGCGTGGGAGAGCGAAGCGTTCTGGTACGCTCTGATGAGCGGCCCGAGTGGTGCCGCCAAGGACACCGATCTGCTCAACGCACAGCGCAAACGGCTGACCGATCTGACGGATAATGGCCACGGCGGCGATATTGGCTTTGTCCCGTCGGCCGAAATCAGTGCGCTGTTACCGCGCACCGCCGCAGAATACACCGCCTTTGCATTCTTTACCGCCGTCGAGGATGGCGATGTGGTGGCTGAAGAAGAGCCATGGGAATCCGTCAAGGTTGCACTGACAGAGGATCTTCGCAGTGCCGACACCATCAGTGCGCTTGCGGGATATTCTGGCCCCGGCGCGGCAGAGCTGAGCGCGGCGCAAGCTGCTGTTGCCGACATGGAACCCTTAAATTTCCGCGATACCTTTGTCGATATCGACAAGGATTGGGGGGATTTGGACAACTGGCAAACGATCCAGACCTATAGCCCATCCTATACTAACGGCTATTTCTTAAATGCCGTCGATATGCAGAAATCACCCGACGGTGCAGAATTCCGCGACGATAACGAACGCATCTATGGCCTGCTATTCAAACGCACGCTGTTTATGAGTCTGATGATCACCGCCAGCTGTATCCTGCTGGCCTATCCGGTGGCATGGATTCTGGCAAACCTGCCAATGCGCACGGCAAACCTGCTGATGATCCTCGTGTTGCTGCCGTTCTGGACATCCCTGCTGGTGCGAACGTCGGCGTGGAAGGTGATGCTGCAACAGCAGGGCGTCATCAACGATGTTCTGGTCTGGCTGGGTATCGTCGGCGATGCAGATCGGCTGATTATGATCAACAACCAGTTCGGCACGATCGTGGCGATGACGCATATCCTGCTGCCGTTTATGATCCTGCCAATGTACTCGGTGATGCAGACCATCCCGCCCAGTTATCTGCGCGCTGCCAAATCGCTGGGCGCGACCAACTGGACAGCATTCTGGCGGGTCTATTTTCCGCAATCAGTGCCGGGGATCGGCGCGGGGTCCATCCTCGTGTTCATCCTATCCATCGGTTACTACATCACCCCAGAGATTGTCGGCGGCACCACCGGGACGTTCATCTCGAACCGGATCGCCTATCACATCTCATCCTCGCTCAACTGGGGCCTCGCGGCTGCTCTGGGCACCATTCTGCTGGCTGTCGTGCTGATCCTTTACTGGGCATATGACAAGATCGTCGGCA
- a CDS encoding DUF1330 domain-containing protein, translating into MPKGYIIGHITVNDADAYREYVEKDTPILLGLGGTFIVRGGQAEVAEGAAESRHVVIEFPTFEAAKAAYNDPDYQKVADIRRRTATSTIILVEGV; encoded by the coding sequence ATGCCCAAGGGCTATATCATCGGCCATATCACGGTGAACGATGCCGACGCGTATCGCGAATATGTCGAAAAGGATACGCCGATCCTGTTGGGCCTCGGCGGGACGTTCATCGTCCGCGGTGGACAGGCCGAGGTTGCCGAAGGTGCCGCGGAAAGCCGCCATGTGGTTATAGAATTTCCTACTTTCGAGGCCGCAAAGGCCGCCTACAACGATCCCGACTACCAAAAGGTAGCTGATATCAGGCGGCGCACGGCGACAAGCACAATCATTCTGGTCGAGGGCGTCTGA
- a CDS encoding extracellular solute-binding protein, protein MKLTKTLMTTTALTVAAGMVSAEAHMANEMTIVSWGGAYSKSQQLAYHEPYMEKTGVTIVNDESSAEAVAKLRAMNEAGNVTWDVVDVVAADAIRLCDEGLAMEIDADEQLADGDDGSKASDDFGDLLVSDCFIPQIVYSTTFGYRTDMVPEGADAPDDICDVFDTETYPGKRSLEKRPINNMEWALLCDGVAKDEVYDVLGTEEGQEQALAKLGTIKDDVIWWSAGADTPQLLADGEVFMGSTYNGRLFSVIEEQDQPVAMMWDAQVFDLDGWIIPAGLSDERKARALDYIMFATDTQRLADQAKYISYGPARASSAPLVGQHADLGIDMAPHMPTDPNNAKNTFLYNYEFWADYRDDIDAKFQAWLAK, encoded by the coding sequence ATGAAACTCACTAAGACACTGATGACCACCACGGCACTGACTGTTGCTGCGGGTATGGTCTCGGCCGAAGCGCATATGGCGAACGAAATGACCATCGTCAGCTGGGGCGGCGCCTATTCTAAGTCGCAGCAGCTTGCTTATCACGAGCCCTACATGGAAAAGACCGGCGTCACGATTGTGAACGACGAAAGCTCGGCCGAGGCCGTGGCCAAGCTGCGCGCGATGAACGAAGCGGGCAACGTCACTTGGGACGTGGTCGACGTGGTTGCCGCTGATGCGATTCGCCTGTGCGACGAAGGTCTGGCGATGGAAATCGACGCGGACGAACAGCTTGCCGATGGCGACGACGGCAGCAAGGCGTCGGACGATTTCGGTGACCTGCTGGTTTCCGACTGCTTCATCCCGCAGATCGTTTATTCGACCACGTTCGGTTATCGCACGGATATGGTGCCAGAAGGTGCAGACGCGCCTGACGACATCTGTGACGTGTTCGACACGGAAACATACCCCGGCAAGCGTTCGCTGGAAAAGCGCCCGATCAACAACATGGAATGGGCGCTGCTCTGCGATGGCGTTGCCAAGGACGAAGTCTATGACGTTCTGGGCACCGAAGAAGGTCAAGAGCAAGCCCTGGCCAAGCTCGGCACCATCAAGGATGACGTGATCTGGTGGTCGGCTGGCGCGGATACGCCCCAGTTGCTGGCGGATGGCGAAGTCTTCATGGGCTCGACCTACAATGGCCGTTTGTTCAGCGTGATCGAAGAGCAGGATCAGCCTGTTGCGATGATGTGGGACGCGCAGGTGTTCGACCTTGACGGCTGGATCATCCCCGCCGGTCTGAGCGACGAGCGCAAAGCACGCGCACTGGACTACATCATGTTCGCGACCGACACCCAGCGTCTGGCAGATCAGGCCAAATACATCAGCTACGGTCCGGCGCGCGCGTCGTCCGCACCGCTGGTGGGTCAGCACGCCGATCTGGGTATCGACATGGCACCACACATGCCGACCGATCCTAACAACGCCAAGAACACGTTCCTCTACAACTACGAGTTCTGGGCCGACTATCGCGATGACATCGACGCCAAATTCCAAGCGTGGCTCGCGAAGTAA
- a CDS encoding ABC transporter ATP-binding protein, which produces MADKNNDDAFVEFERVQKSYDGEILVVKDLNLTVPRGEFLTMLGPSGSGKTTCLMMLAGFETATHGDIRLGGTSINNIPPHKRGIGMVFQNYALFPHMTIAENLSFPLEVRKMGKSDREAKVKRALEMVEMGAFGGRRPAQLSGGQQQRVALARALVFEPELVLMDEPLGALDKQLREKMQFEITDLAHNLGITTVYVTHDQTEALTMSDRVAVFDDGRIQQIDPPDKLYEEPDNSFVAQFIGENNTMLGTLKEIKDGTALVELDGGALIDAKPVNVSEVGARTRVSIRPERVEIDKKRLKPGAHTLKAEVLEFIYMGDIFRTRLRVAGNDEFIVKTRNAPDQRRMQPGEQIEIGWLPEDCRALDA; this is translated from the coding sequence TTGGCGGATAAAAACAACGATGATGCGTTCGTCGAATTTGAACGCGTGCAAAAGAGTTATGATGGCGAAATTCTCGTTGTCAAAGATCTGAACCTGACGGTACCGCGCGGCGAATTCCTGACGATGTTGGGCCCCTCGGGATCGGGCAAGACCACATGCCTGATGATGCTCGCCGGGTTCGAAACCGCAACACATGGCGATATTCGTCTCGGCGGCACGTCGATCAACAACATCCCGCCACACAAGCGCGGCATCGGCATGGTGTTCCAGAACTACGCTCTGTTCCCGCACATGACGATTGCAGAGAACCTCAGCTTCCCGCTTGAGGTACGCAAAATGGGTAAGTCGGACCGCGAGGCCAAAGTCAAACGTGCGCTGGAAATGGTCGAGATGGGCGCCTTTGGCGGTCGCCGCCCGGCACAGCTCTCGGGTGGTCAGCAACAACGGGTCGCCTTGGCGCGCGCGCTTGTGTTTGAACCTGAACTGGTCCTGATGGACGAGCCGCTCGGCGCGCTGGACAAACAACTGCGCGAAAAGATGCAGTTCGAGATTACCGATCTGGCACACAATCTGGGAATTACCACGGTCTATGTGACCCACGACCAGACAGAGGCGTTGACCATGTCCGATCGTGTCGCAGTGTTCGACGATGGCCGGATTCAGCAGATCGACCCGCCGGACAAGCTTTATGAAGAGCCGGACAACAGTTTCGTCGCGCAATTCATCGGCGAAAACAACACGATGCTGGGCACGCTCAAAGAGATCAAAGACGGCACGGCGTTGGTTGAACTGGACGGCGGCGCACTGATCGATGCCAAACCGGTGAATGTCAGCGAAGTCGGTGCGCGCACCCGCGTATCCATCCGGCCGGAACGTGTTGAAATAGACAAGAAACGGCTAAAGCCTGGCGCACACACCCTAAAAGCGGAAGTGCTGGAATTCATCTATATGGGTGACATTTTCCGCACGCGCCTGCGCGTCGCCGGCAATGATGAGTTTATCGTCAAGACCCGTAACGCACCCGACCAGCGGCGCATGCAGCCCGGCGAGCAGATCGAGATCGGCTGGCTTCCAGAGGATTGCCGCGCGCTGGATGCGTAA
- a CDS encoding aspartate aminotransferase family protein — protein MLRNDQLAEWDRETFFHPSTHLAQFARGEVQSRIISGASGCHIEDRNGNKHLDAFAGLYCVNVGYGRPEIAEAISKQAHELAYYHAYVGHGTEASITLAKMVLDRAPDHMSKVYFGLSGSDANETNIKLIWYYNNILGRPEKKKIISRWRGYHGSGLMTGSLTGLELFHKKFDLPLAQVVHTEAPYYYRRDDLDQTEEQFVAHCVTKLEELIAREGADTIAAFIGEPVLGTGGIVPPPAGYWPAIQAVLDKHDILLVADEVVTGFGRLGTMMGSDHYGIKPDLITIAKGLTSAYAPLSGSIVSDKMWKVLEQGTDENGPIGHGWTYSAHPIGAAAGVANLKLLDDLDLITNNRETGGYLNSAMHDALGDHPNVGDIRGEGMLCAVEFVKDRSDRVYFDAADKVGPQIAGALADLGVIGRAMPQGDILGFAPPFCLNRAEADEVVTKTVQAVSRILD, from the coding sequence ATGCTGCGCAATGATCAACTGGCCGAATGGGACCGCGAGACATTTTTCCACCCTTCGACCCATCTGGCACAATTTGCCCGTGGCGAAGTGCAGAGCCGTATCATCAGCGGCGCGTCAGGCTGCCATATCGAGGACCGCAACGGCAACAAACATCTGGATGCCTTTGCCGGGCTATACTGCGTCAACGTGGGCTATGGCCGTCCCGAGATTGCCGAGGCGATTTCCAAACAAGCGCATGAACTGGCCTATTATCACGCCTATGTCGGTCACGGCACTGAGGCCAGCATCACACTGGCCAAGATGGTGCTGGACCGCGCGCCTGATCACATGAGCAAGGTCTATTTCGGTCTGTCCGGCTCTGATGCGAACGAGACCAACATCAAGCTGATCTGGTACTACAACAACATCCTCGGCCGGCCGGAGAAGAAGAAGATCATCAGCCGATGGCGCGGCTATCACGGCTCTGGCCTGATGACAGGCTCGCTGACGGGGCTGGAGTTGTTCCACAAGAAATTCGACCTGCCGCTGGCGCAGGTCGTGCATACCGAAGCGCCCTATTACTACCGTCGCGACGATCTGGATCAGACCGAAGAACAGTTCGTCGCTCATTGCGTGACCAAGCTGGAAGAGCTGATCGCGCGCGAAGGGGCAGACACCATCGCTGCCTTTATCGGCGAACCGGTGCTGGGTACCGGTGGCATCGTGCCGCCCCCCGCTGGCTACTGGCCCGCGATTCAGGCCGTGCTGGACAAACATGACATCCTGCTGGTCGCCGACGAGGTTGTGACCGGATTTGGCCGTCTGGGCACCATGATGGGGTCCGATCACTACGGGATCAAACCTGACCTGATCACCATCGCCAAAGGTCTGACGTCGGCCTATGCGCCGCTGTCGGGGTCCATCGTGTCTGACAAGATGTGGAAAGTGCTGGAGCAAGGCACCGACGAGAACGGTCCGATCGGCCACGGCTGGACCTATTCGGCGCATCCCATCGGTGCCGCGGCGGGCGTAGCTAACCTCAAGCTGTTGGACGATCTGGACCTGATCACCAACAACCGCGAAACCGGCGGCTACCTCAATTCCGCGATGCACGACGCGCTGGGCGATCACCCCAATGTCGGCGATATTCGGGGCGAGGGGATGCTGTGCGCCGTCGAATTTGTCAAGGATCGCAGCGACCGCGTATACTTTGATGCGGCGGACAAGGTCGGTCCGCAAATTGCGGGTGCGCTGGCGGATCTGGGTGTCATCGGGCGCGCCATGCCTCAGGGCGATATTCTGGGTTTCGCGCCGCCCTTCTGCCTCAATCGTGCCGAGGCCGACGAGGTCGTGACAAAAACAGTTCAAGCTGTTTCGCGCATTTTGGACTGA
- a CDS encoding Lrp/AsnC family transcriptional regulator, translated as MRLDPRDIDILRALARDGRMTNAALADAVGLSASPCWERVRKLQEAGVIDGIHAHISLRKLGPHVEVFVTAELSDHTAAAFRVFEAAMERYAEVTGCWALGGGYDYLLHVVTRDIDSYQRLIDAMLEARIGLARYFTYIVTKTVKDSPVPPFAAVLGGE; from the coding sequence ATCCGGCTTGATCCCCGCGATATCGACATCCTGCGCGCATTGGCGCGGGACGGCCGAATGACCAACGCGGCACTGGCTGACGCGGTTGGCCTTTCTGCCAGCCCCTGCTGGGAACGGGTGCGCAAATTGCAAGAAGCGGGCGTGATCGATGGCATCCATGCGCATATCAGCCTGCGCAAGCTGGGGCCGCATGTCGAGGTATTCGTGACCGCAGAGCTGAGCGATCATACCGCCGCCGCGTTCCGTGTGTTCGAGGCCGCGATGGAACGTTATGCCGAAGTCACCGGCTGCTGGGCGCTGGGTGGTGGCTATGACTACCTGTTGCATGTGGTGACGCGCGATATCGACAGTTATCAGCGCCTCATCGACGCGATGCTGGAGGCCCGCATAGGGCTGGCACGTTATTTCACCTATATCGTGACCAAGACGGTCAAGGACAGCCCGGTGCCGCCGTTTGCTGCTGTGCTGGGCGGTGAGTGA
- a CDS encoding cyclodeaminase translates to MPHDIRVLTETQLRGAVGLDMATVQVIERAFAALARGEVIMPPILSMDLEKIGGEFDVKTAYIDGLERFALKASTGFFGNAALGLPSLGGLMMVFSAKTGQVEAVLLDNGYLTDIRTAAAGAVAAMHLAPVGVRTAGVLGTGLQARLQLRAAQLVRPFEDALVWGRDPAKAEACAREMAETLGVPVRAVTDPADLVAQSQLVITTTPSRTPLITADMLHPCLHITAMGSDAEGKTEVAPKALIAADTYYCDRVSQCRSLGELRGAIEAGLWDRPDPPELGQVIIGEREGRTEDDEITICDLTGTGAHDTAIATHVMDLLSGGDVGTVVRT, encoded by the coding sequence ATGCCCCACGACATCCGTGTGCTGACCGAAACGCAACTGCGCGGTGCTGTCGGCCTTGATATGGCAACGGTGCAGGTGATCGAACGCGCCTTTGCCGCGCTCGCACGGGGCGAGGTGATCATGCCGCCCATCTTGTCGATGGATTTGGAAAAGATCGGCGGCGAGTTTGACGTGAAAACCGCATATATCGACGGGCTGGAGCGTTTCGCACTAAAGGCCAGCACCGGGTTCTTCGGCAATGCCGCACTGGGCTTGCCCAGTCTTGGCGGGCTGATGATGGTCTTTTCGGCCAAAACCGGACAGGTCGAGGCGGTGCTGCTGGATAACGGCTATCTGACAGACATCCGCACGGCGGCGGCGGGTGCCGTGGCCGCGATGCATCTGGCCCCGGTTGGTGTGCGCACTGCGGGCGTGCTGGGCACCGGCCTACAGGCGCGCCTGCAACTGCGTGCCGCGCAACTGGTGCGCCCGTTCGAGGATGCGCTGGTCTGGGGTCGTGATCCGGCCAAGGCCGAGGCCTGTGCCCGCGAGATGGCCGAGACGCTGGGCGTTCCGGTGCGCGCCGTCACCGATCCCGCCGATCTGGTTGCGCAGAGCCAGCTGGTAATCACCACCACTCCGTCGCGCACACCGTTGATCACTGCCGACATGCTGCACCCTTGTCTGCACATCACGGCGATGGGATCGGACGCAGAGGGCAAGACTGAAGTCGCGCCAAAGGCGTTGATCGCGGCCGACACCTATTATTGTGACCGGGTCAGCCAATGCCGCAGCTTGGGCGAGTTGCGCGGCGCAATCGAGGCGGGTCTGTGGGACCGACCCGATCCCCCTGAACTGGGGCAGGTGATCATCGGTGAACGGGAAGGGCGCACCGAAGATGACGAAATCACGATCTGCGACCTGACTGGTACCGGCGCGCACGACACGGCCATCGCAACGCATGTAATGGATCTCCTGAGTGGCGGTGATGTCGGCACCGTGGTCCGAACCTGA
- the eutB gene encoding hydroxyectoine utilization dehydratase EutB has protein sequence MQLTLADIHAAARVIAGVADHTPLVPSPFLTAKTGHEVLLKLENMQPIGAFKLRGALNAVAALGDMAKGVTCCSTGNHGRGVAYAARERGLRAVICMSNLVPEAKVNGIKALGAEVRICGTSQDEALAEAQRMVADEGLTDISPFDDPHVIAGQGTIGLELLAARPDLRTLLIPLSGGGLAAGIALAARQIHPDIRIIGLTMETGAAMHDSLKAGHPVEVIERASLADSLGGGIGMDNKLSFAMCRDLLDDVILISEAEIYHAMQVLYYEDRIVAEGACVVGIAALLNGKVALDGPAATIITGRNLDMQLHARIMAGQDVTLGDLHLPGAPYEGAP, from the coding sequence ATGCAACTCACCCTAGCCGATATTCACGCTGCCGCGCGGGTGATCGCGGGTGTGGCCGATCACACGCCACTGGTGCCCTCGCCCTTTCTGACGGCAAAGACCGGGCACGAGGTTTTGCTAAAGCTGGAAAACATGCAGCCCATCGGCGCGTTCAAGCTGCGCGGCGCGCTTAATGCTGTGGCGGCACTGGGTGACATGGCCAAGGGCGTGACCTGTTGTTCGACCGGCAATCACGGGCGCGGCGTGGCCTATGCCGCACGGGAACGCGGGCTGCGCGCCGTGATCTGCATGTCCAATCTGGTACCCGAAGCAAAGGTGAACGGTATCAAGGCACTGGGCGCAGAGGTTCGCATCTGCGGCACCAGTCAGGACGAGGCATTGGCCGAAGCGCAGCGGATGGTCGCGGATGAGGGACTGACAGACATATCGCCCTTTGACGATCCGCATGTGATCGCAGGGCAGGGAACCATCGGATTGGAATTGCTGGCAGCACGGCCCGACTTGCGCACACTGCTGATCCCGCTGTCCGGTGGCGGGCTGGCGGCGGGCATTGCGCTGGCGGCGCGCCAGATTCACCCCGATATCCGCATCATCGGCCTGACGATGGAGACCGGCGCCGCGATGCATGACAGCCTGAAGGCGGGCCATCCGGTCGAAGTGATCGAACGCGCATCGCTTGCCGACAGCCTCGGTGGTGGGATCGGTATGGATAACAAGCTCAGCTTTGCGATGTGCCGCGATCTGCTGGATGACGTCATTCTGATTTCCGAGGCAGAGATTTATCACGCGATGCAGGTGCTATATTATGAGGATCGCATCGTGGCAGAGGGCGCTTGCGTTGTTGGGATCGCGGCACTGCTGAATGGCAAGGTCGCACTGGATGGCCCCGCCGCGACCATCATTACAGGGCGCAATCTGGACATGCAGCTGCACGCCCGGATCATGGCCGGTCAGGACGTGACATTGGGCGATCTGCATTTGCCTGGCGCACCTTACGAGGGCGCGCCATGA
- a CDS encoding M24 family metallopeptidase: MIHKDLPFSSAEFQRRLTKTRTAMEAAGIDVLFVTDPSNQNWLTGYDGWSFYVHQGVLVFLDEDPIWWGRRQDANGGVRTVWMSDDRVLGYLDHFVQSTVRHPMQDLATRLKDMGRGSARIGVEMDNYYFSAKAYAVLTAEMGDAKFSDATALVNWQRGVKSAEEVAYIRKAAAITEKIVDGLLERVEPGVPKNEVVAEIYRDALRGVDGAWGDYPAIVPLLPSGSDAAAPHLTWDGRPFANGEATFFEVSGCYRRYHAPLCRTLFLGKPDDFLLRAEAALTEGLEAGLEVARAGNRACDIANALAAPLERAGIERGARCGYPIGLSYPPDWGERTISLRADDESVLEPGMTFHFMPGLWMDDWGLEITESILITEDGPCETFCNRPRKMFVKD, from the coding sequence ATGATCCACAAAGACCTGCCATTTTCGAGCGCCGAGTTTCAGCGTCGCCTGACCAAGACCCGCACCGCAATGGAGGCCGCCGGGATCGACGTCCTCTTTGTCACGGACCCCAGCAACCAGAACTGGCTGACCGGCTATGACGGCTGGTCGTTCTATGTGCATCAGGGGGTTTTGGTTTTTCTGGACGAAGACCCAATCTGGTGGGGTCGCAGGCAGGATGCCAATGGCGGGGTGCGCACGGTCTGGATGAGTGATGACCGGGTTCTGGGATACCTCGATCATTTCGTGCAATCAACGGTGCGTCACCCGATGCAGGATCTGGCGACACGGCTAAAAGACATGGGCCGGGGCAGTGCGCGTATCGGCGTCGAGATGGACAACTACTATTTCTCGGCCAAGGCCTATGCCGTTCTGACTGCCGAGATGGGCGATGCCAAGTTCAGCGACGCCACGGCGCTGGTGAACTGGCAGCGCGGAGTGAAATCAGCGGAAGAGGTCGCGTATATCCGCAAGGCGGCCGCGATCACCGAAAAGATTGTCGATGGGCTGCTGGAGCGCGTCGAACCGGGCGTGCCAAAGAACGAAGTGGTCGCCGAGATTTACCGCGACGCGCTACGCGGTGTCGACGGGGCGTGGGGCGACTATCCGGCCATCGTGCCGCTGCTGCCCTCTGGCAGTGATGCCGCAGCACCGCACCTGACGTGGGACGGTCGGCCCTTCGCCAATGGCGAGGCGACATTCTTTGAGGTTTCAGGATGTTACCGGCGCTATCACGCGCCGCTCTGCCGGACTTTGTTTTTGGGCAAGCCCGATGATTTCCTGCTGCGCGCAGAGGCGGCGCTGACCGAGGGGCTGGAGGCAGGGCTGGAAGTGGCACGGGCCGGCAACCGGGCGTGCGACATCGCCAATGCGCTGGCCGCCCCGCTGGAACGGGCCGGGATCGAGCGCGGCGCGCGCTGCGGGTATCCCATCGGCCTCAGCTATCCGCCCGACTGGGGCGAACGCACAATCAGCCTGCGCGCCGATGATGAGAGCGTGCTGGAACCGGGGATGACCTTCCACTTTATGCCGGGATTATGGATGGATGATTGGGGGCTGGAGATCACCGAAAGCATCCTGATCACCGAGGATGGCCCGTGCGAGACATTCTGCAACCGGCCCCGCAAGATGTTCGTTAAGGACTAG
- a CDS encoding ArgE/DapE family deacylase — translation MSLTPDLKSRILQAVEDGFDDQVAYLQKLVRLPSVRGQEHAIQDVVFREFQTRGLKVDRFDMDRDAIAAHPGGSPFSDTHSDAPIVVGIHHPRDEVGRSLILNAHLDVVPEGPREMWQADPYSAHIEGDWMYGRGAGDMKAGSGANLAALDALRRVGLRPAATVYVQSVVEEESTGNGALMTYLRGYTADAVLIPEPEAEMLVRANVGVVWFQVTVQGTPVHVAHMGEGANAIDAVYRVVGSLRELETAWNAQKDAHPHFADYDHPINLNIGKIAGGDWASSVPAWATIDCRVSLYPGQNAAEAMQIISDHVAAYAHSDPYMSNSPPTVTFNGFTAEGYVLEPGSEAEAVLGRAHEAAIGAPLQSFTATAYLDTRVYALYNQIPALCYGPISRNIHGYDESVSLSSLKRITGAMALFIAEWCGVEEV, via the coding sequence ATGTCCCTCACCCCAGACCTGAAATCCCGCATACTGCAAGCTGTCGAAGACGGCTTTGACGATCAGGTTGCCTACCTGCAGAAACTTGTCCGCCTGCCATCGGTGCGGGGGCAGGAACACGCCATTCAGGATGTAGTGTTTCGCGAGTTTCAGACGCGCGGCCTCAAGGTGGATCGCTTTGACATGGATCGTGACGCGATTGCGGCTCATCCCGGCGGCTCGCCCTTCTCGGATACCCATTCGGACGCGCCGATTGTCGTCGGCATCCACCATCCGCGCGATGAGGTGGGTCGTTCACTGATCCTGAACGCGCATCTCGACGTGGTGCCCGAAGGTCCACGTGAGATGTGGCAGGCCGATCCGTATTCGGCCCATATCGAGGGCGATTGGATGTACGGGCGCGGCGCAGGCGACATGAAGGCCGGTTCGGGCGCGAACCTCGCCGCACTTGATGCGTTGCGCCGCGTGGGTCTGCGACCTGCCGCAACGGTTTATGTCCAATCCGTGGTCGAGGAGGAATCGACCGGCAACGGCGCGCTGATGACATATCTGCGCGGTTATACCGCCGACGCGGTCCTGATCCCCGAGCCAGAGGCCGAGATGCTGGTGCGCGCCAATGTCGGCGTGGTCTGGTTTCAGGTCACTGTGCAGGGCACGCCCGTCCATGTGGCCCATATGGGCGAAGGTGCCAATGCCATTGACGCGGTCTACCGCGTGGTTGGATCGTTAAGGGAGCTTGAGACGGCGTGGAACGCGCAAAAGGATGCGCATCCTCACTTTGCCGACTACGACCATCCGATCAACCTCAACATTGGCAAGATCGCAGGCGGTGACTGGGCCTCGTCCGTGCCCGCATGGGCCACGATTGATTGCCGTGTATCGCTCTATCCCGGTCAGAATGCAGCCGAGGCGATGCAGATCATTTCCGATCATGTCGCGGCCTATGCCCATAGCGACCCGTACATGTCGAACTCGCCGCCGACGGTCACCTTCAACGGCTTTACCGCCGAGGGCTACGTGCTGGAACCGGGCAGCGAGGCAGAGGCCGTATTGGGCCGGGCGCATGAGGCGGCTATCGGTGCGCCGCTGCAATCGTTCACCGCGACCGCTTATCTCGATACGCGGGTTTATGCGCTCTACAATCAGATCCCGGCGCTTTGCTACGGTCCGATTTCACGCAATATCCACGGCTATGATGAAAGCGTCAGCCTGAGTTCGCTCAAGCGGATCACCGGCGCAATGGCGCTCTTTATTGCCGAATGGTGCGGCGTGGAAGAGGTGTAA